From one Bacteroides intestinalis DSM 17393 genomic stretch:
- a CDS encoding LptF/LptG family permease, translating to MRKLNWKIKGIKLPDNWKWLKRLDFYIIKKFLGTYVFAIALIISIAVVFDFNEKMDKFMSHEAPWKAIVFDYYLNFVPYFANLFSPLFVFISVIFFTSKLAENSEIIAMFSTGMSFKRMLRPYMVSAAIIAVVTFCLGSYVIPKGSVTRINFEDKYYKQRKSNTARNIQLEVDSGVIAYIERFEDYSKTGYRFSLDKFKDKQLVSHLTARSITYDTASVHKWTIKDYMIREMDGMKENIVKGDRIDSILFMEPADFLIMKNQQEMMTSPELSEYISRQRQRGFANIKEFELEYHKRIAMSFASFILTLIGVSLSSKKTKGGMGLHLGIGLALSFSYILFQTIASTFAVNGNVPPVVAVWIPNILYAFIAFYLYQKAPK from the coding sequence ATGAGAAAACTGAACTGGAAAATAAAAGGTATAAAGTTGCCGGATAACTGGAAGTGGTTGAAGCGGCTCGACTTCTACATTATCAAGAAGTTCCTCGGAACTTATGTGTTTGCCATTGCATTGATTATCTCTATTGCAGTGGTATTCGACTTTAATGAGAAGATGGACAAGTTCATGTCACACGAAGCGCCATGGAAAGCCATAGTTTTTGATTATTATCTGAACTTTGTTCCTTACTTTGCCAATCTGTTCAGTCCGCTGTTTGTGTTTATTTCGGTTATATTCTTTACTTCAAAACTGGCCGAGAACTCGGAGATTATTGCGATGTTTTCTACCGGAATGAGTTTTAAGCGGATGCTCCGGCCTTATATGGTATCGGCTGCCATTATTGCGGTAGTAACTTTTTGCTTAGGCTCTTATGTAATACCTAAGGGTAGTGTGACACGTATCAATTTTGAGGATAAGTACTATAAGCAACGTAAATCAAATACTGCCCGGAATATTCAGCTGGAAGTGGATTCGGGGGTGATTGCCTATATTGAACGTTTTGAAGATTATAGTAAGACAGGATATCGCTTTTCATTGGATAAATTTAAAGATAAGCAGTTGGTGTCTCATCTTACGGCTCGTTCCATTACTTATGATACAGCATCTGTTCATAAATGGACCATTAAGGATTACATGATACGCGAGATGGACGGCATGAAAGAAAATATAGTTAAGGGTGATCGTATTGACAGTATCCTTTTCATGGAGCCTGCTGATTTCCTTATTATGAAAAATCAACAGGAAATGATGACCAGTCCCGAATTAAGTGAATATATTAGCAGGCAGCGGCAGCGTGGATTTGCCAATATCAAGGAGTTTGAACTTGAATATCATAAGCGCATTGCCATGTCGTTTGCATCGTTTATCCTTACGCTGATCGGAGTTTCTCTTTCTTCGAAAAAGACCAAGGGTGGAATGGGATTGCATTTGGGTATAGGTTTGGCATTAAGTTTCTCATATATCCTTTTCCAAACGATCGCTTCTACTTTTGCTGTAAATGGTAATGTACCTCCGGTAGTTGCCGTATGGATACCGAATATACTCTATGCTTTCATAGCATTCTACTTGTATCAGAAAGCACCGAAATAA
- a CDS encoding thioredoxin-like domain-containing protein: MKHVKWIFVVLLISSLTSFVEKDKPTGGLNVGDIAPDFKIKAMSTEQQPTQNLSKMKGKYVLLSFWASYDAQSRMQNASLSNALRSTSQNNNVEMVSVSFDEYQSIFEETIRKDQIVTPTCFVETKGESSGIFKKYRLGRGFTNYLLDDNGVIIAKNISAAELSAYLN; this comes from the coding sequence ATGAAGCATGTAAAATGGATTTTTGTTGTATTACTAATTAGTTCCTTGACTTCTTTCGTAGAAAAAGACAAACCTACCGGAGGTTTAAATGTGGGTGACATAGCCCCTGATTTTAAAATCAAAGCTATGTCGACTGAGCAACAACCGACTCAAAATCTGTCAAAGATGAAGGGAAAATATGTGTTACTCAGTTTCTGGGCAAGTTACGACGCGCAATCCCGGATGCAAAACGCAAGTTTAAGCAATGCACTTCGTTCAACTTCTCAAAACAATAATGTGGAAATGGTTTCCGTATCATTCGATGAATATCAATCTATCTTTGAGGAAACCATTCGTAAGGACCAAATAGTTACGCCCACCTGTTTCGTGGAAACTAAAGGCGAGTCGTCCGGCATCTTTAAAAAATACCGTTTAGGCCGGGGATTTACTAACTATTTACTGGATGATAATGGTGTGATTATAGCCAAAAACATCTCTGCTGCAGAACTTTCAGCTTACTTGAATTAA
- the serB gene encoding phosphoserine phosphatase SerB, which yields MQPLSTELILIRVTGEDRPGLTASVTEILAKYDATILDIGQADIHNTLSLGILCKTEEQHSGFIMKELLFKASSLGVTIRFYPISVKEYEDWVNMQGKNRYILTLLGRKLSARQISAVTRILAEQGMNIDAIKRLTGRIPLDECDSRTRACIEFSVRGTPKDRIAMQEELMKLASELEMDFSFQLDNMYRRMRRLICFDMDSTLIETEVIDELAIRAGVGNEVKAITERAMRGEIDFTESFRERVALLKGLDESVMQEIAENLPITEGVDRLMYVLKKYGYKIAILSGGFTYFGQYLQKKYGIDYVYANELEIVDGKLTGRYLGDVVDGKRKAELLRLIAQVEKVDIAQTIAVGDGANDLPMLGVAGLGIAFHAKPKVVANAKQSINTIGLDGVLYFLGFKDSYIDLPK from the coding sequence ATGCAACCATTGAGCACAGAACTTATACTTATCCGGGTCACGGGCGAAGATCGTCCGGGATTGACTGCATCTGTTACAGAAATTTTAGCTAAATACGACGCTACTATTCTTGACATTGGTCAGGCCGACATCCATAATACACTGTCATTAGGTATCTTATGCAAGACAGAGGAACAACATTCAGGATTCATTATGAAAGAGTTGCTTTTCAAAGCGTCTTCTTTGGGAGTGACGATTCGCTTCTATCCTATTTCAGTAAAGGAATATGAAGATTGGGTGAATATGCAGGGAAAGAACCGCTATATCCTTACTCTGCTGGGGCGTAAATTATCTGCCCGCCAGATCTCTGCCGTTACCCGTATTCTTGCTGAACAGGGGATGAATATCGATGCCATCAAACGCCTGACGGGGCGTATTCCATTGGATGAATGTGATTCGCGTACACGTGCCTGCATAGAGTTTTCTGTCCGGGGAACTCCGAAAGACCGTATTGCTATGCAGGAAGAGTTAATGAAGCTGGCGAGCGAACTGGAAATGGATTTCTCTTTCCAGCTTGATAATATGTATCGCCGGATGCGCCGACTGATCTGTTTCGATATGGATTCGACTCTGATTGAAACGGAAGTAATTGACGAATTGGCTATACGCGCTGGTGTGGGCAATGAGGTGAAAGCCATCACTGAGCGTGCTATGCGTGGTGAGATAGATTTTACTGAAAGTTTCCGTGAGCGTGTAGCTTTGTTGAAAGGTCTGGATGAATCTGTCATGCAGGAAATAGCAGAGAATCTGCCCATTACGGAAGGTGTAGACCGCCTGATGTATGTATTGAAAAAGTATGGTTACAAGATAGCCATTCTTTCCGGTGGTTTCACTTATTTCGGGCAATATCTTCAAAAGAAATATGGCATTGATTATGTATATGCCAATGAATTGGAAATAGTGGACGGTAAGTTGACCGGCCGTTATCTGGGAGATGTGGTGGACGGTAAGCGAAAAGCCGAACTGTTGCGCCTCATTGCACAGGTAGAGAAGGTAGACATTGCACAGACCATTGCTGTGGGTGACGGAGCGAATGATCTTCCGATGCTGGGCGTTGCCGGATTGGGCATTGCTTTCCATGCCAAACCGAAAGTGGTTGCCAATGCAAAGCAATCTATTAACACGATTGGTTTGGATGGGGTACTCTATTTCTTAGGCTTCAAAGACTCATATATCGATTTGCCGAAATGA
- a CDS encoding SusC/RagA family TonB-linked outer membrane protein, with product MKRIRNLFCLSLLLVAVGLPAVAQTKLHVPLPDSITTVGYATGLRKNLSGLVERITENQMNKDQITNPLDAIRGRVPGLTILKGSNGPAALDAVRLRGTTSLTTGNDPLIIVDGVFGDLSMLTSIYPADIESFVILKDASETAQYGSRGASGVIEITTKKGVSGRTSVNYNGSFGIASSYKTVRMLNGNEFRTLAQERGISILDMGNNTDFQKEIEQTGLQHNHHIAFSGGTNTSNYRVSLALMNREGVIVNEKLQNFTSNMNMTQYVFDNFLKCDLGMFGSVQKERNLVNLHKVFYSAASYNPTFPNHKNPETGSWDGYAYASQLSHPLAWMDVKDKNATSHISTHARLTFNLAEAWKLTFFGSYTYNVVENAQYLPVAVWAQGQAYRGDKKMESLLGNLMLSYKKEWRKHFFDVLGLAEIQKDKYSGFYTTVTNFSNDKLGYDNLQGGAIRPWDGTNSYYEDPRLVSFMGRVNYTYDDRYILTVNARGDASSKFGSNHKWGFFPAVSVAWVVSKEKFMEKLSFIDNLKIRAGYGLAGNQNGIDSYTTLNLMRPNGIAPVGSTPVVTMDKLRNTNPDLKWEVKQTFNAGIEVALLGNRLLLTANYYNSKTKDMLYLYNVSVPPFTYNTLLANIGSMRNYGTELSIGITPLKTKDMELNINANLTFQQNKLLSLDGNYQGEHISATEYKSLAGLDGAGFHGGYNHIVYQIVGQPLGVFYLPHCTGLVSDGNGGYTYQIADLNSGGVSLEDGEDRYVAGQAVPKTILGSNISFRYKDFDISLQINGAFGHKVYNGTSLTYMNMNSFPDYNVMKKAPAQNIKDQTATDYWLEDGDYINFDYVTLGWNVPLKNTRYLQSLRLSLTVNNLATISGYSGLTPMINSSSVNATLGIDDKRNYPLYRIYTIGLSVNF from the coding sequence ATGAAGAGAATAAGGAACCTATTCTGTCTCTCTTTACTTTTAGTTGCAGTCGGCTTACCTGCTGTCGCACAAACAAAACTTCATGTTCCCCTCCCTGATTCGATAACCACTGTTGGATATGCCACCGGACTTCGTAAGAATCTTTCTGGCCTGGTGGAAAGAATTACTGAAAATCAGATGAATAAAGACCAGATTACCAATCCGCTGGATGCCATCCGTGGACGGGTACCTGGATTGACGATTCTGAAAGGTTCGAATGGACCTGCTGCGCTGGACGCTGTCCGTCTGCGTGGCACTACCTCCCTGACTACTGGAAATGACCCGTTAATTATTGTAGACGGAGTTTTTGGTGACCTGAGTATGCTTACATCTATTTATCCGGCGGATATTGAAAGCTTTGTTATCCTGAAGGATGCTTCGGAAACTGCACAATACGGTTCGCGCGGAGCATCGGGTGTGATTGAGATTACTACAAAAAAAGGTGTCAGCGGACGTACAAGCGTTAACTATAATGGAAGTTTCGGCATTGCCTCAAGCTATAAAACAGTGAGGATGCTCAATGGAAATGAATTCCGGACATTGGCTCAGGAGCGTGGCATCTCAATTTTGGATATGGGAAACAATACAGATTTCCAGAAAGAGATCGAGCAAACGGGATTACAGCATAATCATCATATCGCGTTTTCGGGAGGAACGAATACTTCCAATTATCGTGTTTCACTCGCTCTAATGAATCGTGAAGGAGTGATTGTCAATGAAAAGTTGCAGAACTTCACATCGAATATGAATATGACACAGTATGTATTCGATAATTTTCTTAAATGTGATCTTGGTATGTTTGGTTCCGTACAGAAGGAACGTAATCTGGTGAATCTGCACAAAGTATTCTATTCTGCTGCTTCGTATAATCCTACTTTCCCGAATCACAAGAATCCGGAGACCGGTAGCTGGGATGGATATGCTTATGCCAGCCAGTTATCACATCCGTTGGCATGGATGGATGTGAAAGACAAGAATGCTACATCGCATATCAGTACGCATGCCCGGTTGACATTCAATCTGGCCGAAGCATGGAAACTGACTTTTTTCGGTTCCTATACATATAATGTAGTAGAAAATGCGCAGTATCTGCCTGTTGCTGTCTGGGCACAAGGGCAGGCATACAGAGGAGACAAGAAAATGGAATCATTGCTGGGTAACCTGATGCTGTCTTATAAAAAAGAATGGAGGAAACACTTCTTTGACGTTTTAGGACTGGCAGAGATACAGAAAGACAAATATTCCGGATTTTATACAACAGTTACAAATTTCAGTAATGACAAATTAGGTTATGATAATCTTCAGGGAGGTGCCATTCGTCCGTGGGATGGAACTAATTCCTACTACGAAGACCCTCGTTTGGTTTCTTTTATGGGGCGCGTGAATTATACGTATGATGATCGATATATCCTTACGGTGAATGCCCGTGGGGATGCGTCTTCCAAGTTTGGCAGTAATCATAAATGGGGATTTTTCCCGGCTGTATCTGTTGCATGGGTAGTTAGTAAAGAGAAGTTTATGGAAAAACTTTCTTTTATCGATAATCTGAAAATCCGTGCAGGATATGGTTTGGCAGGCAATCAAAACGGCATTGATTCATATACTACGTTGAATTTGATGCGACCTAATGGTATTGCACCGGTAGGTTCTACACCTGTAGTCACAATGGATAAGTTGCGGAATACGAATCCGGATTTGAAGTGGGAAGTGAAGCAGACATTCAATGCCGGTATAGAAGTAGCTTTGCTGGGTAACCGATTGCTGCTGACTGCCAATTATTACAATTCCAAGACGAAGGACATGCTTTATCTTTATAACGTGAGTGTACCACCTTTTACTTATAATACTTTACTGGCAAACATTGGTTCTATGCGTAATTATGGAACAGAGCTATCTATCGGCATTACGCCGCTGAAGACCAAAGACATGGAACTGAATATCAATGCCAATCTGACTTTCCAGCAAAACAAATTACTTTCTCTTGACGGAAACTACCAGGGCGAACATATTTCAGCTACAGAATACAAGAGTCTTGCCGGACTGGATGGTGCTGGATTCCACGGTGGATACAATCATATTGTTTACCAGATTGTGGGTCAGCCTCTGGGTGTATTCTATCTGCCCCATTGCACAGGGCTGGTATCCGATGGAAATGGTGGGTATACCTATCAGATTGCCGATCTGAATAGCGGTGGTGTCAGTCTGGAAGATGGTGAAGACCGTTATGTGGCAGGACAGGCTGTGCCAAAGACGATACTTGGTTCCAATATCAGTTTCCGTTATAAAGATTTTGATATATCGCTACAGATAAACGGTGCATTCGGCCATAAAGTGTACAATGGTACTTCATTAACTTATATGAATATGAACAGTTTCCCCGATTATAACGTCATGAAAAAAGCGCCTGCACAGAACATTAAAGACCAGACAGCTACGGATTACTGGTTGGAAGATGGTGATTACATTAACTTCGATTATGTTACGTTAGGCTGGAATGTTCCGTTAAAGAATACCCGTTACTTGCAGTCGCTCCGCCTGTCCCTGACTGTTAACAACCTGGCGACAATTTCAGGCTACTCGGGCTTAACGCCTATGATAAACAGTTCGTCTGTAAATGCTACTTTGGGAATAGATGATAAACGCAATTATCCTCTATACCGTATATATACTATCGGACTTAGTGTAAACTTCTAA
- a CDS encoding RagB/SusD family nutrient uptake outer membrane protein yields the protein MKSNSIFYSFCILVTLCWGITSCDGFLKEKSRDALPEEEGYSNISELYLNAVASLYNYIGGNADSQGLQGTGRGIYDLNTFTTDEAIMPTRGGDWYDGGFWQGLFLHKWGVNNDAIQATWEYLYKVIMLSNNSLEHIETYALTHSDAELPGYRAEVRAFRAMYYYYLMDLFGRIPLVLHSNVASKDIVLSERKNVFDFVVRELQETAPLLPAQFSNRSGNYYGRLTRPVAYFLLAKLALNAEIYTDNNWTDGVRPDGKNIFFEVDGTTINAWQTAEAYCDKITAFGYRLEPDYTANFAVYNESSVENIFTVPMSKTLYTNQMQYLFRSRHYNHAKALGLSGENGSSATIEALQTFGYDTDLQDPRFDFCYYAGTVYDLKGNVVKLDDGTVLVYEPWKVKLDISDEPYEKTAGARMKKYEIDDKAMKDGKLMENDIVLFRYADVLLMKSEAKVRDGRDGDEELNQVRARVGVPERVATLENLLAERQLELAWEGWRRQDLIRFGQFTRTYSSRPQLPDEENGYTTVFPIPEKIRQMNPGWEQHPGY from the coding sequence ATGAAAAGTAATTCTATATTTTATTCGTTTTGTATTTTAGTTACCCTTTGCTGGGGAATAACTTCGTGCGACGGTTTTCTGAAAGAAAAGTCTCGTGATGCACTGCCTGAAGAGGAAGGTTATAGTAATATCTCTGAACTCTATCTCAATGCAGTGGCATCCCTTTACAATTACATAGGTGGAAATGCTGATAGCCAGGGATTGCAAGGAACCGGCCGTGGTATCTACGACCTGAATACTTTTACCACTGATGAAGCCATTATGCCTACCCGAGGTGGCGACTGGTATGATGGTGGTTTCTGGCAAGGGTTATTTCTGCATAAATGGGGTGTAAACAATGATGCAATACAGGCCACCTGGGAATATCTTTATAAGGTAATTATGCTTAGTAACAACTCTCTGGAACATATAGAAACCTATGCTCTAACCCACTCTGATGCGGAGCTTCCCGGTTATCGCGCCGAGGTACGTGCTTTTCGTGCAATGTACTATTATTATCTGATGGATCTGTTTGGACGCATACCACTGGTTTTGCACTCTAATGTTGCTTCAAAAGATATTGTGTTGAGCGAGCGTAAGAATGTATTCGACTTTGTAGTCAGGGAATTACAAGAGACCGCTCCACTCCTGCCCGCCCAGTTCAGCAACCGTTCCGGCAATTATTACGGACGTTTGACACGTCCTGTTGCATACTTTTTGTTGGCAAAGTTGGCACTGAATGCCGAAATTTATACAGACAATAACTGGACAGATGGTGTTCGTCCTGATGGAAAGAATATCTTTTTCGAAGTAGATGGCACTACAATAAATGCCTGGCAGACTGCAGAAGCTTATTGCGATAAAATCACAGCATTTGGTTATCGCCTCGAACCGGATTATACAGCTAATTTTGCTGTATACAATGAAAGTTCCGTTGAGAATATCTTTACCGTACCTATGAGCAAAACGCTGTACACCAATCAGATGCAATATCTTTTCCGTTCACGCCATTATAATCATGCCAAAGCATTAGGGTTATCCGGTGAAAACGGATCGAGTGCTACCATTGAAGCCCTGCAGACCTTTGGATATGATACCGATCTACAAGACCCTCGTTTTGATTTCTGCTATTATGCAGGTACAGTCTACGATTTGAAAGGTAACGTTGTAAAATTGGATGATGGAACTGTTTTGGTTTACGAGCCGTGGAAAGTAAAGTTAGATATATCCGATGAACCTTACGAAAAGACTGCCGGCGCCCGAATGAAGAAATATGAGATTGATGATAAAGCAATGAAAGATGGTAAACTGATGGAAAATGATATTGTCTTATTCCGTTATGCAGATGTGTTATTGATGAAGAGTGAGGCTAAGGTTCGTGACGGGCGTGATGGAGATGAAGAACTGAACCAAGTGCGTGCTCGTGTAGGAGTACCGGAACGTGTTGCTACTTTAGAGAATCTTCTTGCTGAACGTCAGTTGGAACTTGCATGGGAAGGTTGGAGACGCCAGGATCTAATTCGTTTCGGACAATTTACCCGTACTTACAGCAGTCGTCCGCAGCTGCCTGACGAGGAAAACGGATATACTACCGTCTTCCCTATTCCAGAGAAAATCAGACAGATGAATCCGGGATGGGAGCAGCATCCGGGCTATTAA
- a CDS encoding DEAD/DEAH box helicase codes for MKFSELQLNDQVLDALEAMRFDECTPIQEKSIPVILEGRDLIAVAQTGTGKTAAYLLPVLNKLSEGNHPEDAINCIVMSPTRELAQQIDQQMEGFSYFMPVSSVAVYGGNDGVLFEQQKKGLMLGADVVIATPGRLIAHLSLGYVDLSRVSYFILDEADRMLDMGFYDDIMQIVKYLPKERQTIMFSATMPAKIQQLANTILNNPAEVKLAVSRPAEKIVQAAYVCYENQKLGIIRSLFAEQTPERVIIFASSKLKVKEVTKALKMMKLNVGEMHSDLEQAQREEVMHEFKAGRVNILVATDIVARGIDIDDIRLVINYDVPHDSEDYVHRIGRTARANNDGVALTFINEKEQSNFKQIENFLEKEIYKIAVPEELGEAPEYKPRSYDGRGKRNFRSSKGGRNTNKGAGNKKKGGTPKGRNGRAPEKK; via the coding sequence ATGAAGTTTTCCGAACTACAACTGAATGATCAGGTGCTTGATGCACTGGAAGCCATGCGCTTCGACGAGTGCACACCTATACAAGAGAAATCCATCCCCGTTATACTTGAAGGCAGAGATTTGATAGCCGTAGCACAGACCGGAACTGGTAAGACAGCCGCTTATCTGCTGCCTGTATTGAATAAACTATCGGAGGGTAACCATCCGGAAGATGCTATCAACTGTATTGTTATGTCGCCTACGCGTGAGTTGGCACAGCAGATAGACCAGCAGATGGAAGGTTTTTCTTATTTTATGCCTGTCAGTAGTGTAGCTGTCTATGGTGGTAATGACGGAGTACTTTTTGAACAACAGAAAAAAGGGTTGATGCTGGGAGCTGATGTTGTAATCGCTACTCCGGGACGTTTGATTGCTCATCTTAGTTTGGGTTATGTTGATCTTTCGCGTGTCTCTTACTTCATTCTTGATGAAGCCGACCGTATGCTCGATATGGGATTCTATGACGACATTATGCAGATAGTGAAATACTTGCCCAAGGAACGGCAAACAATCATGTTTTCTGCCACCATGCCTGCCAAAATTCAGCAACTCGCTAACACTATCCTCAACAACCCTGCTGAAGTTAAACTTGCCGTTTCCCGTCCAGCTGAAAAGATCGTACAGGCAGCGTATGTTTGTTACGAGAATCAGAAATTGGGTATCATTCGCAGCCTTTTTGCTGAGCAGACACCGGAACGCGTTATTATATTTGCTTCATCCAAACTGAAGGTAAAAGAGGTGACGAAAGCTCTAAAAATGATGAAGTTGAATGTGGGTGAAATGCATTCAGATCTGGAACAGGCTCAACGTGAGGAGGTGATGCATGAATTTAAAGCCGGACGTGTAAACATTCTGGTCGCTACAGACATTGTGGCACGTGGTATTGATATTGATGATATCCGTCTTGTGATCAACTACGATGTTCCCCATGATAGCGAAGATTACGTTCACCGTATTGGCCGTACAGCACGTGCTAATAATGATGGTGTTGCTTTGACTTTCATCAACGAAAAGGAGCAAAGCAATTTCAAGCAAATAGAGAATTTCCTGGAGAAAGAGATTTATAAGATAGCTGTACCCGAGGAGTTAGGCGAAGCACCTGAATACAAACCACGTAGTTATGATGGCAGAGGCAAGAGAAACTTCCGCTCGTCCAAGGGAGGCAGAAATACAAATAAAGGTGCTGGGAATAAGAAGAAAGGCGGAACTCCAAAAGGAAGAAATGGTAGAGCTCCTGAAAAGAAATAA
- a CDS encoding DUF4738 domain-containing protein, whose translation MIKWGTISIVLVIVLTSCNNVKSGETSSKEDLTAKEMLQGIWIDDETDMPLMRISGDTIYYVDPQNIPVYCKVLRDTIYVRGNTPIAYKIDRQTEYSFWFHSLSDEIVKLHKSENPEDTLSFSSQKAEAIPTISEVVQKDSVVMYKGTRYRGYVYINPSKMKVIRTTYSDEGIGIDNVYYDNVIHICVYEGKNLLYGQDITKKMFHTVFPEEVLSQMILTDMDFMGVNGKGYHYEATLRIPESSVYHLVDLTIDADKELHIKMVE comes from the coding sequence ATGATAAAGTGGGGTACTATTTCTATAGTGCTCGTTATTGTGCTGACATCTTGCAATAACGTCAAAAGTGGAGAGACTTCCAGCAAGGAAGATCTGACCGCAAAGGAAATGTTGCAAGGTATCTGGATAGATGACGAGACGGATATGCCGTTAATGCGTATTAGCGGTGATACGATTTATTATGTCGACCCTCAAAATATTCCAGTTTATTGCAAGGTACTTCGCGACACAATATATGTACGAGGTAATACCCCTATAGCTTATAAAATAGACCGGCAGACAGAATACAGTTTCTGGTTCCATTCGCTTTCTGATGAAATCGTGAAATTGCATAAGTCAGAAAACCCGGAAGATACACTGTCATTCTCCAGTCAGAAAGCGGAAGCCATTCCCACTATCTCTGAAGTGGTGCAAAAGGATAGTGTGGTAATGTATAAAGGAACACGTTATCGGGGATACGTCTATATTAATCCTTCCAAGATGAAGGTAATCAGGACTACCTATTCAGATGAAGGAATTGGTATCGATAATGTATACTACGACAATGTGATTCATATCTGTGTCTATGAAGGCAAGAATTTACTGTACGGTCAAGATATAACCAAGAAAATGTTCCATACTGTCTTCCCGGAAGAAGTACTCAGCCAAATGATCCTTACTGATATGGATTTCATGGGAGTGAATGGAAAAGGCTATCACTATGAAGCTACGCTCCGTATTCCGGAAAGCTCCGTTTACCACCTTGTGGACCTGACTATTGATGCTGATAAAGAGCTACATATAAAAATGGTGGAGTAA
- a CDS encoding UDP-glucose dehydrogenase family protein: protein MKIAIVGTGYVGLVTGTCFAEIGVNVICVDTNSEKIEALKKGIIPIYESGLEEMVNRNVKAGRLHFTTSLESCLNEVDVIFSAVGTPPDEDGSADLSYVLEVARTIGRNMQKYILVVTKSTVPVGTAKKVRAAIQEELDKRSINIQFDVASNPEFLKEGNAINDFMSPDRVVVGVESERAKKLMSKLYKPFLLNNFRVIFMDIPSAEMTKYAANSMLATRISFMNDIANLCELVGADVNMVRSGIGSDTRIGRKFLYPGIGYGGSCFPKDVKALIKTAEQNGYQMRVLHAVEEVNELQKSILFDKLCKHFDNDLKGKTIALWGLAFKPETDDMREAPSLVLIDKLLKVGCKVRAYDPAAMDECRRRIGESIYYARDMYDAVLDADALMLVTEWKEFRLPSWAVIKKTMERAVVLDGRNIYDKKEMEEQGFIYYCIGH, encoded by the coding sequence ATGAAGATAGCTATTGTCGGTACAGGATATGTCGGTCTGGTGACTGGAACCTGTTTTGCAGAAATTGGTGTCAACGTTATTTGCGTAGACACGAACAGTGAGAAAATCGAAGCACTGAAGAAAGGTATCATTCCTATCTATGAGAGTGGTCTGGAAGAAATGGTAAACCGGAATGTGAAAGCCGGACGCCTACACTTCACAACTTCGCTGGAAAGTTGCCTGAATGAAGTGGACGTCATTTTCAGTGCCGTTGGTACTCCTCCTGATGAAGATGGAAGCGCTGACCTTAGTTATGTACTTGAAGTTGCCCGTACTATTGGCCGGAATATGCAGAAGTACATATTGGTAGTTACCAAAAGCACAGTTCCCGTTGGCACAGCTAAAAAAGTACGCGCTGCTATTCAGGAAGAATTGGATAAACGAAGCATTAACATTCAATTCGATGTAGCTTCTAATCCGGAATTTCTAAAAGAAGGTAACGCCATTAATGACTTCATGAGTCCCGACCGAGTAGTAGTAGGAGTAGAGTCCGAACGTGCAAAAAAGCTGATGAGCAAGCTTTACAAGCCGTTTTTGCTGAATAATTTCCGTGTTATATTTATGGATATTCCATCTGCCGAGATGACTAAATATGCAGCTAATTCAATGCTCGCCACCCGCATCAGTTTTATGAATGACATAGCTAATCTTTGCGAACTGGTAGGTGCGGATGTGAACATGGTGCGTAGCGGTATTGGTTCGGATACCCGTATTGGTCGTAAGTTTCTCTATCCCGGTATTGGTTATGGAGGTTCTTGCTTCCCAAAAGATGTGAAAGCACTCATTAAAACCGCTGAACAAAATGGCTACCAAATGCGTGTGTTGCATGCAGTAGAAGAAGTAAACGAACTGCAAAAAAGTATCCTTTTTGATAAGCTTTGCAAGCATTTCGACAATGACCTGAAAGGTAAAACAATTGCTTTGTGGGGGCTGGCTTTTAAACCGGAAACCGATGATATGCGCGAAGCGCCCTCACTGGTCTTGATAGATAAATTGCTTAAAGTCGGATGTAAAGTGCGTGCTTACGATCCTGCTGCAATGGACGAATGCCGCCGCCGGATAGGAGAGAGCATTTACTATGCAAGAGACATGTATGATGCCGTACTTGATGCTGATGCCTTGATGCTGGTTACTGAATGGAAGGAGTTCCGGTTACCGTCCTGGGCAGTTATCAAAAAAACAATGGAACGAGCTGTAGTGCTGGACGGGCGCAACATCTATGATAAAAAAGAAATGGAAGAGCAAGGATTTATTTATTATTGCATCGGACATTAA